A window from Pseudomonas sp. Tri1 encodes these proteins:
- a CDS encoding tetratricopeptide repeat protein, with the protein MSSTEDEQLADLKDWWTRNGKPLVTGGLLALVIVFGWQAYQKYQSNQSQGASVLYQQLLETTLTPDGKPDPARVADLSGKLNSEFGGTAYAQYGRLFVAKVAVDSGKLDDAATELKAIVDKPANPTLGEVARQRLAQVLAAQNKAEDALKLLDGDADKAFLATREELKGDLLVQLGRADEAHAAYQKAKAALSDEAAVGGLQIKLDDLAKGDA; encoded by the coding sequence GTGTCGAGTACCGAAGATGAACAGCTGGCGGATTTGAAGGACTGGTGGACGCGCAACGGCAAGCCGCTGGTCACTGGCGGCCTGTTGGCGCTGGTCATCGTGTTCGGCTGGCAGGCCTACCAGAAATACCAGAGCAACCAGTCGCAAGGCGCCTCGGTGCTCTACCAGCAATTGCTGGAAACCACCCTGACCCCGGACGGCAAGCCTGACCCTGCCCGTGTGGCGGACCTGTCCGGCAAGCTCAACAGCGAATTCGGCGGCACTGCCTACGCGCAATACGGTCGCCTGTTCGTGGCCAAGGTTGCCGTGGACAGCGGCAAGCTGGACGACGCTGCCACCGAACTCAAAGCTATCGTCGACAAGCCGGCCAACCCGACCCTGGGCGAAGTGGCCCGTCAGCGCCTGGCGCAGGTGCTGGCGGCACAGAACAAGGCCGAAGACGCATTGAAGCTGCTCGACGGCGATGCCGACAAGGCCTTCCTGGCGACCCGCGAAGAACTCAAGGGCGACCTGCTGGTACAGCTGGGTCGTGCTGATGAGGCCCATGCGGCCTACCAAAAAGCCAAGGCTGCGCTGTCGGATGAAGCCGCAGTCGGTGGCCTGCAAATCAA